One genomic region from Gossypium hirsutum isolate 1008001.06 chromosome D13, Gossypium_hirsutum_v2.1, whole genome shotgun sequence encodes:
- the LOC107918439 gene encoding protein FAR-RED-ELONGATED HYPOCOTYL 1-LIKE isoform X1: protein MYLHIFKLASSHAKECTLQNGYQDSKRTIPICVSEHGPASRVMTYIISDFSFLEKSINIVDLNKKRKLEPEQLGLPLSKHQCWKQSSSLKPPTFGSITQVEGFSPCTFQGKTWAVCDVLETGSAKDSNSFADDSDTAISVHADAKYLLYDRASSSSSPNWGSSSQHSHSDGTTVASSSVEKVVSSPGDEPEPADAKLAENLDESLVEYGSDIDYIYSRYGNYTIEQHQDKEIEEILNCDGANPNVYILSSGRWSVNQEAQQTKRKPTIDQEFEQYFSMLML from the exons ATGTATCTCCACATATTTAAACTCGCATCTTCACATGCAAAAGAATGCACTCTACAAAATGGATACCAAGACTCGAAGAGAACAATTCCTATTTGTGTCTCAGAACATGGCCCAGCAAGTCGAGTCATGACATATATTATATCGGATTTTAG CTTTCTCGAGAAGTCGATCAACATTGTTGATTTgaacaaaaaaaggaaattaGAGCCTGAACAATTGGGCTTGCCTTTATCAAAGCATCAATGTTGGAAGCAAAGCTCATCTTTGAAGCCTCCTACGTTTGGCAGTATCACACAAGTAGAGGGGTTCAGTCCATGCACTTTCCAAGGAAAGACATGGGCTGTTTGTGATGTACTGGAAACTGGATCGGCAAAAGATAGTAATAGCTTTGCCGATGATTCGGATACTGCAATATCTGTGCATGCCGATGCTAAGTATTTACTATATGACAGAGCTTCCTCCTCATCATCACCTAATTGGGGATCCAGCTCCCAACATTCCCATTCTGATGGTACAACTGTAGCATCAAGCAGTGTCGAAAAAGTAGTATCTTCTCCTGGTGATGAGCCTGAACCTGCTGATGCTAAGCTAGCTGAGAATCTAGATGAGTCCCTTGTAGAGTATGGAAGTGACATAGATTACATCTACTCCCGATATGGAAACTATACCATAGAGCAACACCAAGACAAGGAAATTGAAGAAATCCTCAACTGTGATGGGGCAAATCCAAATGTTTATATTCTTTCATCCGGGCGATGGAGTGTCAACCAAG AGGCTCAAcaaaccaaaaggaaacctaCCATTGATCAAGAATTCGAGCAGTACTTTTCGATGCTTATGCTATAG
- the LOC107918439 gene encoding protein FAR-RED-ELONGATED HYPOCOTYL 1-LIKE isoform X2 — translation METNNETSNPSQIKSFLEKSINIVDLNKKRKLEPEQLGLPLSKHQCWKQSSSLKPPTFGSITQVEGFSPCTFQGKTWAVCDVLETGSAKDSNSFADDSDTAISVHADAKYLLYDRASSSSSPNWGSSSQHSHSDGTTVASSSVEKVVSSPGDEPEPADAKLAENLDESLVEYGSDIDYIYSRYGNYTIEQHQDKEIEEILNCDGANPNVYILSSGRWSVNQEAQQTKRKPTIDQEFEQYFSMLML, via the exons CTTTCTCGAGAAGTCGATCAACATTGTTGATTTgaacaaaaaaaggaaattaGAGCCTGAACAATTGGGCTTGCCTTTATCAAAGCATCAATGTTGGAAGCAAAGCTCATCTTTGAAGCCTCCTACGTTTGGCAGTATCACACAAGTAGAGGGGTTCAGTCCATGCACTTTCCAAGGAAAGACATGGGCTGTTTGTGATGTACTGGAAACTGGATCGGCAAAAGATAGTAATAGCTTTGCCGATGATTCGGATACTGCAATATCTGTGCATGCCGATGCTAAGTATTTACTATATGACAGAGCTTCCTCCTCATCATCACCTAATTGGGGATCCAGCTCCCAACATTCCCATTCTGATGGTACAACTGTAGCATCAAGCAGTGTCGAAAAAGTAGTATCTTCTCCTGGTGATGAGCCTGAACCTGCTGATGCTAAGCTAGCTGAGAATCTAGATGAGTCCCTTGTAGAGTATGGAAGTGACATAGATTACATCTACTCCCGATATGGAAACTATACCATAGAGCAACACCAAGACAAGGAAATTGAAGAAATCCTCAACTGTGATGGGGCAAATCCAAATGTTTATATTCTTTCATCCGGGCGATGGAGTGTCAACCAAG AGGCTCAAcaaaccaaaaggaaacctaCCATTGATCAAGAATTCGAGCAGTACTTTTCGATGCTTATGCTATAG